One region of Rubripirellula tenax genomic DNA includes:
- a CDS encoding molybdopterin molybdotransferase MoeA — MAGKFAFDHPDDALRAIAEKLSIVGIEKSLATTCGGGRVFAEPVVADRDSPAADVSAMDGYAIRIGHLQGDAPVKVAGQAVPGSPPPSMPAEGVVQIFTGAIIPKGAEAVVKREDTIESGGVITFRDVALQTSLGENIRRAGENAAAGSQVIAAGKQMTAADRAVAINFSCFGSDFFMPVKVGVITTGDEVGIFLKDRPQPWQLQNSNQFALGGLLAQKPWIEHVSSDHCGDQKSALADAIAATLKTCDVILMTGGVSMGDYDYVPDVVREVGGDIVFHGLPIRPGKPILGAATNDGKLILGLPGNPVSATIGCRRMALPLIAKKSGQTSWLPRQAVVRLANPGDKTLPMHWMRLVRLTDHGTAEVIDSQGSGDLVSMSQSDGFVEVSPNNTDSHTDVPWPFYPW, encoded by the coding sequence ATGGCCGGTAAGTTTGCATTCGACCATCCCGACGATGCGCTGCGAGCGATCGCGGAAAAACTATCGATCGTGGGGATCGAAAAAAGTCTCGCCACGACCTGCGGTGGTGGACGTGTGTTCGCCGAACCCGTGGTCGCTGATCGCGACAGTCCAGCAGCCGACGTTTCCGCGATGGACGGCTACGCTATCCGTATCGGCCATTTGCAAGGCGATGCACCGGTGAAAGTCGCTGGGCAAGCCGTGCCGGGATCGCCGCCACCATCGATGCCTGCAGAAGGCGTCGTCCAGATCTTCACCGGCGCGATCATTCCCAAGGGCGCCGAAGCCGTCGTCAAGCGGGAAGATACCATCGAAAGCGGTGGAGTCATCACGTTTCGCGATGTGGCATTGCAGACTTCGCTTGGGGAAAATATCCGTCGCGCTGGCGAGAACGCTGCCGCGGGTAGCCAGGTCATCGCAGCAGGCAAGCAAATGACTGCCGCCGATCGTGCCGTGGCGATCAATTTCAGTTGCTTCGGCAGCGACTTTTTCATGCCCGTTAAAGTTGGTGTGATCACGACGGGCGACGAGGTGGGAATATTCTTGAAGGATCGACCCCAGCCTTGGCAACTGCAAAACAGCAATCAATTTGCGCTCGGCGGGTTGCTGGCGCAGAAACCCTGGATCGAACACGTTTCCAGCGATCATTGTGGCGATCAAAAATCGGCACTCGCTGACGCGATCGCGGCCACCTTAAAAACTTGCGATGTCATCTTGATGACTGGTGGTGTATCGATGGGTGACTACGACTACGTGCCAGATGTGGTTCGCGAGGTGGGTGGCGATATCGTCTTTCACGGATTGCCGATCCGGCCGGGCAAGCCGATCCTTGGTGCCGCGACGAACGATGGGAAATTGATACTCGGTTTGCCGGGGAATCCCGTTAGCGCGACGATCGGCTGTCGACGGATGGCATTGCCGTTGATCGCAAAGAAAAGCGGACAAACAAGTTGGTTGCCTCGACAGGCCGTCGTTCGTCTTGCCAATCCCGGCGATAAAACCTTGCCGATGCATTGGATGCGTTTGGTACGATTGACCGACCATGGAACTGCCGAAGTGATTGACAGCCAAGGTTCCGGTGATTTGGTTTCGATGTCACAGAGCGACGGTTTCGTCGAAGTTTCCCCGAATAACACCGATAGCCACACCGACGTGCCGTGGCCGTTTTACCCGTGGTAG
- the mobA gene encoding molybdenum cofactor guanylyltransferase, producing the protein MTGRLLGVVLCGGRSARMGRDKSSLRRADGGTFLKHAIDRLGCLCDQVIISGDAKLPGIVSIADPVAHRGPVVGIAESLEYASEHDFAACFFTPVDVPELTVADLLSLKSAWLESNKTTLAISERMEPLVGIYPVTLLETIERLTESEDRSLFRYFKRDPAMIQTVAVDRTRCRNINTPEDLEDHGR; encoded by the coding sequence ATGACGGGCCGGTTGTTGGGCGTTGTGCTTTGCGGTGGCCGGTCGGCGCGAATGGGGCGCGACAAGTCTTCGCTGCGACGGGCCGATGGCGGCACGTTCTTGAAGCATGCCATCGATCGACTCGGATGTCTTTGTGACCAAGTCATCATCAGTGGTGATGCGAAGTTACCAGGCATCGTTTCCATCGCTGATCCGGTCGCACATCGTGGTCCCGTTGTTGGTATCGCCGAGTCACTAGAATATGCATCTGAGCACGATTTCGCGGCCTGCTTCTTCACTCCGGTCGACGTTCCCGAATTGACGGTCGCAGACTTGCTGTCACTGAAGTCTGCATGGCTGGAATCGAATAAAACCACCCTTGCCATTTCGGAACGCATGGAACCTCTCGTCGGGATCTATCCGGTCACCCTACTAGAAACGATCGAGCGATTGACCGAAAGCGAAGACCGTAGTCTGTTTCGATATTTTAAACGCGACCCAGCGATGATCCAAACGGTTGCCGTGGATCGAACCCGCTGTCGCAATATCAACACTCCCGAAGATCTGGAAGACCATGGCCGGTAA
- a CDS encoding carboxymuconolactone decarboxylase family protein has protein sequence MIPKPYKQMHQSYPELMQAYEAFGKAAKEAGPLSEREVALVKLAVSIGSGLEGAAHSHCRKALEAGCTPAELRHVAVVSAPTIGFPTMMRARSWVEDVLTKYEA, from the coding sequence ATGATCCCGAAACCTTACAAGCAAATGCATCAGTCTTATCCAGAGTTGATGCAAGCCTACGAAGCGTTTGGCAAAGCAGCCAAAGAAGCGGGACCGCTATCGGAACGCGAAGTCGCGTTGGTCAAGTTGGCGGTTTCGATCGGGTCTGGGCTCGAAGGCGCCGCGCACTCGCATTGTCGCAAGGCACTCGAGGCAGGGTGTACACCGGCCGAGCTTCGACACGTCGCCGTCGTTTCGGCGCCAACGATTGGATTTCCAACCATGATGCGAGCCCGGTCTTGGGTCGAAGATGTGCTGACAAAGTATGAAGCATGA
- the cobA gene encoding uroporphyrinogen-III C-methyltransferase → MSQGKVYLIGAGPGDPGLLTLRGAELLRRCDVVLYDGLSNPDLLAHAARAEHISVGKHGQTRIWKQSEIIDEMLAHARAGRIVARLKGGDPAVFARTAEEVDALRDARIEFEIVPGITAALAAGSFAGIPVTHRGLASAVALVTGHEEPEKTQSALDWDALARFPGTLVVYMGVTTAEVWSGSLIAAGKPADTPVALVRRCSLPDQQTIHCRLDEVADRLTPASKFRPPVIIIIGPVTRLAESMDWVSRRPLFGQTVMVTRPIGQSESMAASLREWGAEVIVQPAIEIAAPDDWTATDSVVGQLDGFDYVVFCSHNGVQFFLDRMIQLGLDLRALAGIRIAVAGAKTASSLADYHLIADIVPTDFRAESLATELAGEVSGKRVLIVRADRGRDVLPDRLTMAGAVVTEIAAYQNRDITSVDSKLAARVDAGEVDWVTVTSSASAANLHRMFGESLHQCKLVSLSPVTSGTLRDLGHVVAAEANPHTIDSMIDLIVQGHPFRKNSCDDDSVSS, encoded by the coding sequence ATGAGCCAAGGAAAAGTCTATTTGATCGGTGCCGGCCCCGGCGATCCCGGGCTATTGACGCTGCGCGGTGCCGAATTGCTGCGGCGGTGCGATGTCGTGCTGTACGACGGCCTTAGCAATCCCGATTTGCTGGCCCACGCGGCCCGTGCAGAGCACATTAGCGTCGGAAAACACGGCCAAACACGGATTTGGAAGCAATCCGAGATTATCGATGAAATGTTGGCTCACGCCCGAGCCGGACGCATCGTGGCCCGATTGAAAGGCGGCGATCCGGCCGTATTTGCCCGAACGGCCGAGGAAGTGGACGCCCTGCGGGACGCGAGAATCGAGTTCGAAATCGTCCCTGGAATCACAGCAGCCTTGGCGGCGGGGTCTTTCGCTGGTATCCCGGTCACCCACCGTGGCCTAGCTTCCGCGGTTGCCCTGGTCACCGGCCACGAGGAGCCCGAAAAGACTCAGTCGGCCCTCGACTGGGACGCTTTGGCCCGTTTCCCAGGCACGCTAGTGGTCTACATGGGCGTCACCACGGCAGAGGTCTGGTCCGGATCGCTGATCGCCGCCGGCAAACCGGCCGATACGCCCGTCGCTCTGGTCCGGCGTTGCAGTTTGCCAGACCAGCAGACGATCCATTGTCGTCTGGACGAGGTTGCCGATCGATTGACTCCTGCCAGCAAGTTCCGGCCGCCAGTGATCATCATCATTGGACCGGTGACTCGATTGGCCGAATCGATGGATTGGGTGTCTCGTCGTCCGCTGTTCGGGCAAACCGTGATGGTCACTCGGCCCATCGGACAATCCGAATCGATGGCCGCCTCACTAAGAGAATGGGGCGCCGAAGTGATCGTTCAACCGGCCATTGAAATCGCCGCTCCCGATGACTGGACTGCGACGGACTCGGTGGTCGGGCAACTGGATGGCTTCGACTATGTGGTGTTCTGTAGCCACAACGGCGTTCAATTTTTTCTAGACAGGATGATTCAGCTTGGCCTCGACTTGCGGGCGCTAGCCGGGATTCGCATCGCGGTCGCAGGCGCAAAAACGGCATCGTCTTTGGCTGACTATCACTTGATTGCCGACATCGTCCCCACCGACTTTCGTGCCGAGTCATTGGCCACCGAATTGGCAGGCGAAGTGTCGGGCAAGCGCGTCTTGATCGTCCGCGCCGATCGAGGCCGAGATGTGCTGCCCGATCGATTGACCATGGCGGGTGCCGTGGTTACCGAAATAGCGGCGTACCAAAATCGAGACATCACCTCGGTCGATTCAAAGCTTGCCGCTCGCGTCGATGCCGGTGAAGTTGATTGGGTTACCGTCACCAGCAGCGCCAGCGCGGCAAACTTGCATCGCATGTTTGGCGAGTCTTTGCACCAATGCAAGTTGGTTAGCCTTTCACCGGTCACATCGGGAACGTTGCGAGACCTCGGTCATGTTGTGGCCGCCGAAGCGAATCCCCACACCATCGATTCGATGATCGACCTGATCGTGCAAGGTCATCCGTTTAGAAAAAATAGTTGCGACGATGATTCGGTGTCCAGCTAA
- the rpsT gene encoding 30S ribosomal protein S20: MPNTASAKKRLRQNEKLRISNRAKRSTLRGQLRRVRDAVKAGDSDAAQAELRIAQKRIDQAAAKNLLHQNTADRTKRRLNKIVKAIAK; encoded by the coding sequence ATGCCAAACACCGCGAGCGCGAAAAAACGACTTCGCCAAAACGAAAAACTCCGCATCAGCAACCGTGCCAAGCGAAGCACCCTGCGTGGCCAACTTCGTCGCGTCCGTGACGCTGTGAAGGCTGGCGACAGCGATGCTGCTCAAGCCGAGTTGCGAATCGCTCAGAAGAGGATCGACCAAGCCGCTGCGAAGAACCTGCTGCACCAAAACACAGCCGATCGCACCAAGCGCCGTCTCAACAAAATCGTCAAGGCAATCGCCAAGTAG
- a CDS encoding sulfatase family protein produces the protein MPFTKPIVVVAFALAFLVRTTAIAEQPNIIFLFADDQNISSVGCYGNDEVQTPNMDQLARDGVVFDRHYNTTAICMASRANVFTGMYEYKTGTNFSHGNMKPEVWQNSYPVLLRKAGYMTAFAGKFGIVVEGRGLCADDFDLWGGGPGQTDYATKRNKSMSKYAKQYPHSTLSYGAFGQDAIREAVKQDKPLCLSISFKAPHKPATPDPSFDHVYAGKKFTKPANFGREAGEHLSMQSKQGRQYPRFTEWKYDTDYDGEMAKYYQQVYAIDVAVGMIRDELTKQGIADNTVIFYTSDNGYICGAHGYGSKVLPMEESSRVPLMIYDPRSPSAGKQIRSASLTGNIDFAPTILELAGVAIPGNMDGVSLRPLLDDPSVDVRDQLAFINTFDKAPTHSLSVMTKQSKYTYWWYGDAKMEPTEEFFDLVGDPLEMTNLATDPKASSSLAKMRDRYDAELKRWKENVVPYNGYTPYGTLFDRLIPPSEKNVATLRAKK, from the coding sequence CAAACCGATAGTCGTTGTTGCCTTTGCTCTGGCTTTTCTGGTTCGTACAACCGCCATCGCCGAGCAGCCGAACATCATCTTCTTGTTTGCCGATGACCAGAATATCAGCTCGGTCGGATGCTATGGAAACGACGAGGTCCAGACGCCCAACATGGATCAGTTGGCCCGTGATGGAGTCGTCTTTGATCGGCACTACAACACGACGGCGATCTGCATGGCCAGTCGTGCGAACGTGTTCACCGGGATGTACGAGTACAAGACGGGGACGAATTTCAGCCACGGCAACATGAAGCCCGAGGTGTGGCAAAACTCGTACCCGGTGCTGTTGCGAAAGGCCGGATACATGACCGCCTTTGCGGGGAAGTTTGGGATCGTCGTCGAAGGCCGCGGGCTGTGCGCGGACGACTTTGACTTGTGGGGCGGAGGTCCGGGCCAGACTGATTACGCAACCAAGCGAAACAAGTCGATGTCCAAATACGCCAAGCAATACCCGCATTCCACGTTGTCCTACGGCGCGTTTGGGCAAGACGCCATTCGCGAAGCGGTGAAGCAAGATAAGCCGCTTTGCCTTTCGATCAGTTTCAAGGCTCCGCACAAGCCGGCCACTCCCGATCCGTCGTTCGATCATGTTTACGCGGGAAAGAAATTTACCAAGCCCGCTAATTTCGGTCGCGAGGCGGGCGAGCATCTTTCGATGCAGAGCAAGCAGGGCCGTCAGTATCCGCGATTCACCGAGTGGAAATACGACACCGACTATGACGGTGAAATGGCAAAGTACTATCAGCAGGTCTACGCCATCGACGTCGCTGTTGGAATGATTCGAGACGAATTGACCAAGCAAGGCATCGCCGACAATACGGTCATCTTCTATACCAGCGACAACGGCTACATTTGCGGCGCCCATGGATACGGGTCGAAGGTGTTGCCGATGGAAGAGTCGTCGCGCGTGCCGCTAATGATCTACGATCCGCGAAGCCCATCGGCGGGTAAGCAAATTCGAAGTGCCTCGCTGACGGGAAACATCGACTTCGCGCCGACGATTTTGGAGTTGGCGGGAGTGGCGATCCCCGGCAACATGGATGGCGTCAGCCTGCGACCGCTGCTGGACGATCCGAGTGTGGATGTCCGTGATCAGCTTGCTTTCATCAATACGTTTGACAAAGCTCCCACGCACAGCCTTAGCGTCATGACGAAGCAATCGAAGTACACCTATTGGTGGTACGGCGATGCGAAGATGGAACCTACCGAAGAATTTTTCGATCTGGTTGGTGACCCGCTAGAGATGACCAACCTCGCCACCGATCCAAAAGCCAGTTCGTCTTTGGCAAAGATGCGAGATCGGTACGATGCCGAACTGAAGCGATGGAAGGAAAACGTTGTTCCCTACAACGGCTATACGCCTTACGGGACGTTGTTTGATCGCTTGATACCGCCGTCCGAGAAGAATGTTGCAACATTGAGAGCGAAAAAATAA